One Sediminicola sp. YIK13 DNA segment encodes these proteins:
- a CDS encoding VOC family protein, which produces MEHNMIGWFEIPVTNMERAKKFYEAVFDITIEVHDVGVIKMGWFPYASGKSGTSGSLVQHEMYEPSEKAGPLLYFSCKDVSVPLGKIEKAGGKIIQAKKEIGGGHGFMALFIDTEGNRLALHSQQ; this is translated from the coding sequence ATGGAACACAATATGATAGGTTGGTTTGAGATTCCCGTAACAAACATGGAGCGTGCCAAAAAGTTTTATGAAGCCGTGTTTGACATTACCATAGAAGTGCACGATGTGGGGGTTATAAAAATGGGCTGGTTCCCCTATGCATCAGGAAAATCAGGTACTTCAGGATCTTTGGTGCAGCACGAAATGTATGAACCCAGTGAAAAAGCTGGACCCTTACTTTATTTTTCATGCAAGGATGTTTCCGTGCCACTCGGAAAGATTGAAAAAGCGGGTGGAAAAATAATTCAAGCCAAAAAAGAGATAGGTGGGGGGCATGGTTTTATGGCATTGTTCATAGATACGGAAGGCAATAGGTTGGCCCTACATTCCCAGCAATAA
- a CDS encoding SRPBCC family protein — MTTILYIILAIVLLIVVLSILGPKHYDVSRSIEISKPKAEVFEYLKYLKNQQKWSPWDKKEPDMEKRFTGTDGEVGAISYWKGKKVGEGEQEITKIVEGERMEGELRFMKPFKSTSDCYLIAEEVSPNNTKVIWGFKGRNAFPMTVMSLFMNMDKMVGKDFEEGLGDLKVLLEKS, encoded by the coding sequence ATGACCACTATACTATATATTATTCTAGCGATCGTACTTTTAATTGTTGTGCTATCTATTTTAGGACCCAAGCATTATGATGTTTCCAGGTCAATAGAAATTTCCAAGCCAAAAGCGGAGGTTTTTGAGTATTTGAAGTATTTGAAAAACCAACAAAAGTGGTCCCCATGGGATAAAAAGGAGCCGGATATGGAAAAGAGATTTACCGGAACGGATGGGGAAGTTGGAGCGATAAGTTACTGGAAAGGAAAGAAAGTAGGGGAAGGGGAGCAGGAGATCACCAAAATTGTTGAAGGGGAACGGATGGAAGGCGAGCTGCGCTTTATGAAGCCTTTTAAATCAACCTCGGACTGCTATTTGATCGCAGAGGAGGTTTCTCCCAACAACACCAAAGTAATTTGGGGGTTTAAGGGTAGAAATGCTTTTCCAATGACCGTAATGTCACTTTTTATGAATATGGACAAAATGGTGGGGAAGGATTTTGAAGAAGGTTTGGGAGATCTAAAAGTTTTACTTGAAAAAAGCTAG